The Polyangium mundeleinium genome contains the following window.
CTTCAGCTTCTTCGAGAAGCCCAAAGATCCGCTTTCGTTCAGCGCCATTCGGATCTCGCTCGCGAGCCCGGAGAAGATCCGGGAGTGGTCGCACGGCGAGGTGAAGAAGCCGGAGACCATCAACTACCGCACGTTCAAGCCGGAGCGGGATGGTCTCTTCTGCGCGAAGATCTTCGGGCCTGTGAAGGACTACGAGTGCAACTGCGGCAAGTACAAGCGCATGAAGCACCGTGGGATCGTGTGCGAGAAGTGCGGCGTCGAGGTCATCCAGTCGAAGGTTCGACGTGAGCGCCTCGGGCACATCTCGCTCGCGACGCCGGTCGCGCACATCTGGTTCCTGAAGAGCCTGCCGTCGCGCATCGGCAACATGCTCGACATCACGCTGAAGGATCTGGAGAAGGTCCTTTATTGCGAGGCGTACATCGTCATCGACCCGAAGGAGACGGGTCTGCAGCGCGGCGACCTCCTCAGCGAGGAGCGCTACCTGCAGATCATCGACGAGTACGGCGACGACAAGATCGCGGCGGGCATGGGCGGCGAGGCCGTGCTCGAGATGCTCAAGCAGGTCGACGTGCACGCGCTCGCCGAGCTGCTCCGCGAGGAGATGCGCAAGGCGACGAGCGAGGCGAAGCGCAAGAAGCTCGCGAAGCGCCTGAAGGTCGTCGAGGCGTTCCGGGAGAGCGGCAACCGGCCCGAGTGGATGATGCTCACGGTCATCCCCGTGCTGCCGCCCGACCTGCGTCCGCTCGTCCCGCTGGACGGTGGTCGGTTCGCGACGAGCGATCTGAACGACCTCTACCGACGCGTCATCAACCGCAACAACCGCCTGAAGCGGCTGCTCGAGCTCAACGCGCCCGAGATCATCATCCGCAACGAGCGGCGCATGCTCCAGGAGGCGGTCGACGCGCTCTTCGACAACGGCCGCCGCGGCAAGACGATCACGGGCCCGAACAAGCGGCCGCTGAAGAGCCTCAGCGACATGCTGAAGGGCAAGCAGGGTCGCTTCCGTCAGAACCTGCTCGGCAAGCGCGTCGACTACTCGGGTCGCTCGGTCATCGTCGTCGGCCCGACGCTGCGCCTGCACCAGTGCGGTCTGCCGAAGAAGATGGCGCTCGAGCTCTTCAAGCCGTTCATCTACAACAAGCTGGAAGAGCGCGGGTACGTCAACACCATCAAGAGCGCGAAGAAGATGGTGGAGAAGGAGCGTCCCGAGGTTTGGGACATCCTCGAAGAGGTCATCAGCGAGCATCCGGTGCTCCTGAACCGCGCGCCGACGCTCCACCGCCTGGGCATCCAGGCGTTCGAGCCGGTGCTCATCGAGGGCAAGGCGATCCAGCTCCACCCGCTCGTTTGCGCGGCGTTCAACGCCGACTTCGACGGCGACCAGATGGCGGTGCACGTGCCGCTCTCGATCGAGGCGCAGATGGAGGCGCGCGTGCTCATGATGAGCACGAACAACATCCTCTCGCCCGCGAACGGCAAGCCCATCATCAACCCGACGCAGGACATCGTGCTCGGGCTCTACTACGCCACGCGCGAGCGCAAGTTCGCGAAGGGCAGCTTCCGCGAGGGCAGCCTGCGCTTCGGCGCGGACGGCCAGGGCGCGGAGGGCTCGACGGCCGAGGGGTATCTGCGCGGCGTCTACGCCTCTCCCGAAGAGGTGCGCATGGCGTTCGACGCGGGCGAGGTCGTGCTGCACGCGGGCATCCGCGTGCGCGTGCCGCACATCGACGAGGACGGGAACCCCGTCCGCAACGAGCACGGCCAGATCAAGCGCCGCATCGTGCAGACGACCGTGGGCCGGGTCCTCATCTCCGAGGTCCTGCCGAAGGGCGTGAGCTTCGACTACGCGAACAAGACGCTCGACAAGAAGGCGCTCTCGGCCCTCATCGACGTCTGCTACCGCGTCCACCGCAACAAGGAGACCGTCCTCCTGGCGGACCGGCTCCGCACGCTTGGCTTCGACCACGCGATGCGCGCCGGTATCTCGATCTGCATGGATCACATGGTGATCCCGCCGGCGAAGAAGGACCTCCTCGAGGAGGCGCAGCGCGAGGTCGAGCGCGTCGTCGAACAGTACCAGGAAGGTCTGATCACGGACGGCGAGCGCTACAACAAGATCGTCGACATCTGGGCCGGCGTGGCGGACGCCGTCACGGCCAAGATGATGGATGGGATCGGCAAGGAGCGCGTCACCGATCCGGAGACGGGCAAGGAGAGCATCGAGCCGAGCTTCAACCCGATCTACATCATGGCGGACTCGGGCGCGCGCGGCTCGACCCAGCAGATCCGCCAGCTCGCCGCGATGCGTGGCCTCATGGCCAAGCCCTCGGGCGAGATCATCGAGACGCCCATCACGGCGAACTTCCGTGAAGGCCTCACCGTGCTGCAGTACTTCATCTCGACGCACGGCGCGCGTAAGGGCCTCGCGGATACGGCGCTCAAGACGGCGAACTCGGGTTACCTCACCCGGCGTCTCGTCGACGTCGCGCAGGACGCGGTCATCTCCGAGTACGATTGCGCCACGATCGACGGCATCCGCGTGACGAAGCTCGAGGAGGCCGGCGAGGTGATCCAGCCTCTCGGCGACCGCATCCTCGGCCGCGTCGTGCTCGAGGACGTGATCGACCCGCTCACGGGCGAGGTCCTCATCACGGCCAACACCGAGCTCGACGAGGCTTCCGTCAAGCGGATCGAGGACGCGGGCATCGAGGAGGTCGTGATCCGCTCGGTGCTCACCTGCCAGACGCGGCGGGGCGTTTGCGCGCTCTGCTACGGCCGCGACCTTGCGCGTGGCTACCGCGTCAACATCGGCGAGGCGGTCGGCATCATCGCCGCCCAGTCGATCGGTGAGCCCGGCACGCAGCTCACGATGCGCACGTTCCACATCGGTGGTACGGCGGCCCGCGGCAAGATCGAGGCGAGCTACCTCGAAGCCCGGACCGAGGGCACCGTGCGCCTGCGTCGCGCGAATGTGCAGCGCAAGAAGGACGGCACCATGGTGGTCATGAACCGCCATGGCGAGCTCGTCGTCGTCGACGAGACGGGCCGCGAGCGCGAGCATCACCGCCTGGTCTACGGCGCCAACATGAAGGTCGCCGACGGCCAGCGCGTGAAGCCGGGCGAGCTGCTCGCCGAGTGGGACCAGTTCGCGACGCCGATCCTCACCGAGGTCTCCGGCATCGTGAAGTACGGCGACCTCGTCGAGGGCGTCAGCGTCCAGGAGCGTGTCGACGAGGTCACGGGCCTGTCGCGCAAGGTCGTCATCGAGTCCAAGGCGGCGGACCTCCGCCCGCGGATCTCGCTGAAGGACCCGAACTCGAACGCCACCTTGAAGCTCCCGAACAGCGAGCTCGAGGCGCGTTACCTCCTGCCGGTCGGCGCGCACATCGTCGCCCAGCAGGACGACATGATCGAGGCCGGTGACATCATCGCCAAGATCCCGCGCGACACGACGAAGGTGCAGGACATCACCGGTGGTCTGCCCCGCGTCGCCGAGCTCTTCGAGGCCCGCAAGCCGAAGGATCACGCCATCATCACCGAGATCGATGGCGAGGTCTCCTTCGGCAAGGACACGAAGGGCAAGCGCAAGGTGATCATCACGCCGTTTGGCGCGGACGGGCACCCGCTCCCGGATCAGGCGCGCGAGTACCTGATCCCCAAGGGCAAGCACATCCAGGTGCAGCCGGGCGATCGCGTGCGCGCGGGCGACCCGCTCCAGGACGGCCCGCCGAACCCGCACGACATCTTGCGCGTGAAGGGCGAGAAGGAGCTCGCGGCCTGGCTCGTGAACGAGATCCAGCAGGTCTACCGCCTGCAGGGTGTCGGTATCAACGACAAGCACATCGAGGTCATCGTGCGGCAGATGCTCCGGCGCGTTCGCGTCAAGGACGTCGGCGACACGAACTTCCTCGTGGACGAGCAGGTCGAGAAGCACCTGTTCGAGCGCGAGAACGAGCGGGTGCTCGAGCGTGGCGGACGTCCCGCCATCGCCGAGCCGCTGCTCCTCGGCATCACCAAGGCGAGCCTCTCGACCGAGTCGTTCATCAGCGCCTCGTCGTTCCAGGAGACGACCAAGGTGCTCACCGAGGCGGCGATCAGCGGCAAGGTGGACGATCTCCGCGGCCTCAAGGAGAACGTCATCATGGGCCGCCTGATCCCGGCCGGGACGGGCCTGCCCGCCTACAAGCGGCTCCAGGTCATCGTCGAGGGCGAGCAGCCGGTGCGTGAGCGCGCGCCGGCGGCCGAGCCCCCGGCGCCGGCCATGGCGCCGCCGCGTCCTCGCCCCGAGGAGACGCTCACGGCCGTCAACGAGGAGTGAGGTGCAGGGGAGGGGGGTCGTCGTCGCCGACGGCCTCCTGACCCCTTCGATGCACGCCCGCCCTGTCTTCAGGCGCGGGCGTGTGTTTTTTGTTCGGCCAGGTACGCGCCGTCCCGTGCTGATCCGCCGGATGACTGCTGTTTCGGCGGGTCTTGGGATACCCCGTCCTTGCGGACATGTACTATCTCTGCACTCGCGATGTCCGTGCACGGCACCAACCAGCGTGTCGCTGATCGCCTGCTCTCCGAGGGCCGGATCGGGGCCGAAGAGCATCGGCGCGCCGTGGAGCACGCGAGCCGTCAGCGCGGCCGGATCGAGGACTCTCTCGTCGAGCTCGACATCATGCCCGAGGGAGATCTCCTCAAGTACGTCGCGACGCTGCACAACACGCGGTTCGTCTCGACCGAAAAGCTCGCGAAGGCCGCGATCGAGCCGCGCGTGCTCGGGCGCGTGCTGCCGAAGACCGCGAAGATGCACGGCGTCTTCCCGGTGCTGCTCGACGAGGCGAAGTCCGTGCTCTCGGTCGTCACCGCGGATCCCGACAACGACGCTGCGATCCACGAGGTGAAGCTCGCGGCGGGCGTGCGCGAGGTGCGCGCGCTCGTGGCCCGGCCGGCGGCGGTGCGCGCTGCGATCGCGCGGCACTACTTCAAGGATCCTTCGGCCTTCGAGGCGCTCCTCCGTCCGGTCACGACAAACGTCACGACCGGCGATTTCATCGACATCGACCTCGGCCCTGCGCCCGCGCGACCTGCGACGGGGCCCATCCCGACGCCTGCCGCTTCGCCGCGCAATACGGCCGTGCAAGCGCCGCCGCCGCCGCGCGGGCCGATGCCGACGTCTCCCTCGGCGACCGGACAAACCAGCCCGTCTGGCGCGCGCGAGCAGACGCAGCCTTCGCCGAACGCGGGCAGCACGCAGCCCTCGGCGAACGGCGGGCATGCGCCGAACGCGGCGAACGCGCAGACGTCGCCGACGGGAGGACACCCGCCGCCCCCGCAGGCGCGCTCGCTGACGGCGACCACGCCTTCGCCCACGCCGCCGCCTCCGCCCGTCCCGGTCCTCACGCCGATCGAGACCCACGAGTACATCGAGACGCTCAACGTCCTCGTGAGCTTGCTCGAAGCGAACCGCCAGGATCTTCGCGGCCACTCGGCCGTCGTCGCGCGCCTCTGCCGCCGCACGTGCGAGCGCATCGGCCTCGCGCCTGCCCACGTCGCGGCGTTCGTCGTCGCGGCCTACCTGCACGATCTCGGCAAGATGGGCGCGTATCACCTCACCGCGCTGAACGTCGCGGAGTACGAGGGCCACCGCGTCGCGGGCCTCAAGGCCGTCGCGCTCCCGGCGCAGCTCATGGGATCGGTCGGCTTGCCCGCGGAGACCGTGGCTGCGCTTCAGGCCATGTACGAGCGGTACGACGGCCGCGGCTTGCCGCATGGCCTCGCGGGCAAGGAGATCCCGCTTGGCGCGCGGATCCTCGCCGTCGCGGACACCTACGCCGACCTCACGCAGAACCCGCGCAACCCGTTCCGCAAGATCCTCCGCCCGGCCGAGGCGTGTGACGTGCTCGCTGGGTATCGCGGCACCGTCTTCGATCCGAACATCGTCGACCTCTTCCGGCACGAGGTCACGGGCGACGACATGCGCGCGCGGCTTTTGTCCGAGCGGTACACCGTGCTCGTCATCGATCCGGATCCCGAGGAGACCACGGTGCTCGAACTCCGGCTCATCGAGCAGGGCTTCGAGGTGCGCGTCGCGCGGACCGTGGCGCAGGCGTGGCGCGAGCTCGAGGGCGGCGAGATCGCGGCCGTCGTCAGCGAGATCGACCTCGAAGAGCCGGAGATGGGCCTCGCGCTTCGTGCCGATGCGCAGAAGGAATCGTGGGGACGCGAGATCACGTGGGTGATCCTCACGCGCAAGAACGACCGCCACAGCGCGCAGAAGGCCTTTGATCTCGGCGTCGACGATTTCGTCGCGAAGCCGACGTCCGCGGACATCTTTGCCGCGAAGTTACGTCAGCTCGTGGAGCGCCGCGTCGCGCGTGGCGGCGGGCGTGGCGTGGCGGGATCGCTCGCGGAGATGAGCATTCCGGACATGGTCCAGGTCCTCTGGCATGGCCGCAAGACGTGCGCGCTCCGGATCCAGACGGGCAAGAGCACGGGCGAGATCCACTTCGCCGAGGGGCAGATCGTGGACGCGCGCTGGGAGCAGGTCTTCGGTGAAGAAGCCTTCTACCGGATGCTCGCGCTGCACGAGGGCGAGTTCCGGCTCGAACCGGGCGTCGAGCCCTCGGGCCGCACGATCGCCGTCTCGCCCGAGGCGCTCTTGCTCGAAGGCATGCGCCGCCTCGACGAGGGCATGCTCCACGCTCCGTAACGGGCGTTCCATCTCCGAGCTCGTTCTCGTGTTCTCCCGCCATCACCCGATCCGGGCGCGTGGCGACGCGTAGAATCGAGGAACCACGCGCTTTCATGGGGTCGCGCGTGGCGAAGCATCCTCGCTCGGCGCTGCCGGGCACTTGCCCTCGGAGAACCGCGATGAAGCTCCTTCGCGCCCTCGCCTTGTCGTTGCCTTTCCTCGTGGTGCCCGCCCTGTACGCGACCGATTCGAATGCGTGCGGCGGCTGTTTCATCAGCCAGCAGGAAACCACGCAGGTCACGGGCCACCGCATGGTCCTTTCGATCTCGAACGATCGCACGACCCTTTGGGATCAAATTACCTACGCGGGTGATCCCGCCTCGTTCGCCTGGCTCTTGCCGATCAAGGGGCAGGTCGACATCGGACTCTCGTCCGACGCCGTCTTCAACGCGCTCGAACAGGGCACCCAGGTCTCGGTCCTCTCGCCCTCGATCAACTGCCTCCCGTCGGACTGCGTGGGCGCGCCGAACGCTGGCGGGGACGGCAGCGGCGGCACCGGCGGCGGGACTGGGGGCGTCGAGGTCATCGCCGAGGAGGTCGTCGGCCCGTACGCGACCGTGCAGCTCTCGTCGCAGGATCCCAATGCGCTCGCGAACTGGCTGCTCACGAACGGCTACAACATCCCGCCCGACATCAAGCCGATCGTCGACGCGTACGTGAACGAGGGCTTCGACTTCCTGGCCCTCAAGCTCGTGCCCGGCCAGGGCATCAACTCGATGCGCCCCGTGCGTGTCACCTCGCTGGGCGCGCTCCCGGTCCTGCCGCTGCGCATGGTCGCCGCGGGCACGGGCGCGATCACGCCGATCACGTTGTGGGTCCTCGCCGAGGGCCGCTACGAGCCGACGAACTTCCCGAGCTTCCAGATCAAGGCCGCGGATCTCGTGTGGAACTGGGACACGCAGTCGAGCAACTACAAGGACATCAAGCAGCAGAGCTTCGACGCGTCGGGCGGCAAGGCGTGGCTCGTCGAGGCGGGCGAGCCGCTCTCGCGGTACTGGATCGAGGACAGCCTGAAGTACACGGCCGAGTTCGACCCGGAAAACAGCGGCTACGGCGGCGATCCGATGGGCCCGAGCGCGCTCGACGAGTGCATCGAGGACCTCGACGCGCTCTTCGGCTCGATCCCCGAGAACAGCCTCTGGGTGACCCGCATCCACGCCGAGCTCTCGCGGGCGGCGCTCGCGGCTGACCTCACGCTGGGCGCGTCGAACGACCAGTCGTACGTCGAGCGATGGCTCCAGGTCTCGAACGCCGTGGGCACGCCGCCCGCGTGCCCGCCGCCGCCGGACTGGTGCGTCGACCCGGGCACCGAGCCGGGCACCGACCCCGACCTGAACCCCTGGGACAACGGCTTCGGCGTGGGCAACGACGACCCGAACCTGGGCCAGGGCAGCGGGAGCTGCGCTGTCGGCGGCGCGGCGAGCATGCCCGCGGCGCTCGGGCTCCTCGGCGGCGCGATGCTCCTGTCCGTCGCGCGTCGCCGTCGACGTCGTTAGTCCCGAGGGGAACGCCTCGCGTCCCCCTCTCGTCCGGGCAAAGCCCGGCCGATTCACCCCCTAGAGGCGAGCTCGCTTCGCGACCTCGTGTGGTTTTCCTGGTCGTCTTCCACCGCCGCCCGCGCGATTTTTTCGCGGATCACGCGTCTTGTCGTTTCGTTCGGGTCGCCCTAGCCTCTTTTGCAGGCGTGGACCGCGACCCAGCGGCCGCGACCCGGAGGAAACATGTACGGTCCCAAAGGTCAGAGCAGCGGCGCTGGTCGTCCGCCTGCAGCCCCGAAGAAGGTCACCGTTCCGGACATTCGCGCACGGAAGGCAAGTGGGCCGCCGATCGCGATGGTGACGGCCTACGACTTCACGATGGCGCGCCTCCTCGACGAGGGCGGCGCGGACATGCTGCTCGTCGGTGATTCGCTCGGCATGGTCGTGCAAGGGCACCCGACGACGTTGCCCGTGACGGTCGAGGAGATCTGCTACCACGGCCGCGCGGTCGCGCGCGGGGCGCGGCGGGCGCACGTGGTCGGGGACATGCCGTTCATGAGCTTCCAGGTCTCGTCCATGCAGGCCCTGGAGAACGCGGGCCGCATGATGAAGGACGGCGCGTTCGAGAGCGTGAAGCTCGAAGGCGGCGAGGAGATCGCCGAGCACGTGCGCCGCATCGTCGCGGCGGGCATCCCGGTGTGCGGGCACATCGGGCTCACGCCGCAGTCCGTGCACGCGATGGGCGGCTTCAAGGTGCAGGGCAAGGGCGAAGAGAACGCGGCGCGGCTCGTGCGCGACGCGCAGGCGCTCGACGAGGCCGGCGCCTACGCGATCGTGCTCGAAGCGATCCCGCCGGATCTCGCGGAGGAGATCACGGCGGCCGTGTCGGTCCCGACGATCGGCATCGGCGCGGGCGCGGGGTGTGATGGGCAGGTGCTCGTCTGTTACGACATGCTCGGCATGTACCCGGATCTGCGCCCGCGCTTCGCGAAGCGCTTCTCCGAGGTGGGCGAGCAGATCATGGCGGCGACGCGGGCGTACGTGGACGAGGTGCAAGCGCGCACGTTCCCGGGCGCCGAGCACAGCTTCAAGCCGAACGGCCCGCGCCGCATCACGCCGCCGGCCGAGCCTGCGGCGGCGGCGCTGGAAGAGATTCCTCCGCACTGGCAGACGCATTGAGGTTGGGTCGCGAGGGCGGGCCTGCGCGCCCGCCCCGCGCGTCCGGCATCAATTGCAGTTGATGCCGCAGACCAACCCGACCTCGTCCACGCAGATCCCGTCCCAGTTCTGCTCGCAGCAATAAGGATCGGCCTTGCAGACGGCCGCGGCGCACGGGTTGCACGTCGGATCCAGCTTGGGGCCCGACTGGCAGATCGAGTGCGCGCAGTTGCAGCTCACGCCGCACTTCATCGTGGCTGCGGCCACGCAGGCCTCATTCCAGCCTGTCGTGCAGCACTCCGGTTGATCCATGCACACCGACGTGATGCATGGATCCGCGCCGCAGAGCGTGTCCGCGAGGTAGGCGCAGGCTCCGTTCCACGGCGAGCCCGAGTTCATGCCGCAGCAGTTCGCGTCCTGCATGCACACCTCGTCCACGCACGACGCGCGGCAGACGTTCGGATCGAGGGCCGCGCCCGTGCCGCAGACCGAGTGCGGGCACTCCGCGCAGGGCCCGCAGTCCTGGGGGCACGTGGTGCAGTTGTCGCCGCTGTTGCACACGCCGTCGCCGCAGAAGCAGGCGCCGCAGTCGTTCGGGCACGAGCTGCACGTCTCGCCGTTGCACTCGCCGTTGCCGCAGCAGCCCGCGTTGCAGAGCTGATCGGCGAGCTGCACGCAGTTCTCGCCCCAGAAGTTCTCGCAACACGCGGCGCCGTTCTGCGACGCGCAGACCTGCGTGACGCAGGAATTGCAGCCCGCCGTGAGCGGATTCCCGACGGTGCAGACGGCGTGCTGGCAGCTATCGCCGCCGCCGGACGAGGACGACGAGGCGGACGAGGACGACGACGACGACGACGACGACGACGACGACGACGCGCTGGAGCTCGATGCGCTCGACGAGGAAGCCGTGCTTCCGGACGAGGACGACGACGCGTTCATGCCGCCCATGCCGCCGCTTCCTCCCGCGCCGCCTTCACCACCTGCACCTGGGTTGCTTGGCGAGCCGAAGAGGTCCCTGCCGTCGGCGGTACACCCAGCCGCGGCGAGCGCGGCGATTGCGAGCAAGCATGTGAATCGCATGTCCCCACTCCTCCGAAGCAAGGAGCGCGATGCTACCGCGGTTCAGGCTGGCGTGGACGCCGAACCCTCGCGCTTTTGCCCCACCGCGCGCAGGAACAGCTCCAGCACGGCGAGGACGAGCAGCCCGAGCGCAACATAAGGCGACGCGTCAATCGAGGGCACGACCCCGCCGAGCTCCTCGGCGCGCGCCGCGTCGATCACGCGCCGCGGCCGCAGATCGATCTCGCGCTCCGGCACGGTCGCGACCCGCACCGCGCGCTCGCCGTCGAGCCGCACCTCGTACCGGCCCTGCAGCGGCGCCACGGCGCGACGGCGGCCGTCCTGCTCCACGACCGGGATCGGCCGCCGCGCCTCGCCCGCGCGCACCGGCAATCGCTCGATGGCCACGTCCTTGAACCCGTCGAACGTGAACGCGTCGCCCACGTCGATCTGCCGCGCCCCGCCCCGCGCTCGCGCCGTGCCCACGAACCGGTCCAGCAGCGCCAGGAAGGCCGGCCGGAGCACGAAATCGCTCTCGTCCACGGTGAGCGGCAGCGAGAGCGCGAAGACGGCGCCCCGGCCGAGCGAGCGGCGCAGCAGCAGCGGCGCGCCGTCGTCCCAGCGCGCGAGCACGTCCGCGTTCGTCGCGGCGGCCGGATCGAAGGACGCGCGCCCATCGGGCGAGAGCTTCGCCAGGCCTTCCGCGCTCGGGCCGAAAAACACCGCGCTCGTGGCATCGGCGCCCTGCGACGGGCTCGGCCCCCAGCGCACCACGCCCGGCATGAGCGGGTCGAACCCTGCGCCGAGCGGGGCCGTCGCCGCGCGCGGCCCGAACGTCAAGAGCAGCACGCCCCCGCGCTCCACCCACGCGGCGAGCGAACGCCGCCCTTCCGGCGTGAAGCCCGGCACGTCGTCCACGATGAGCCCCGCGAACGCCGCGAGCTCGTCCGCGTGGTCCGGCACCGCGGGCAGGGGACGCACCTCCGCGTCGAGGTGCATCGCCGCGAGCGCCTGCTCGATCGGCGGCGGCCCGCCTGTCGCCACGTGGGTCGAGGCCACGTCCACCACGACCGCGATCGGCAGCGCTCCGCCGGCCGGCACGACCGGCGCCTCGTCGTCCTCCAGGATCGCGTCGCCCGGCGTCAGCCCGACCGTCAGCTCCTCCGGCGCGCCTTCCGGCACGTCGAGCGCGACCTCCTCGGCGCGGACCGCGGCCCCGAGCGGCGCCGACGTCAGCACCTTGCCCCCGGCGCGCAGCTCCACCGCCCGACCTGCCGAGGCCGAGATCCCCGCCGCGCCCTCGCCCGCCGCCCGCGTGTCGGGGCTGCACACGACACGCGCCCGCACCTTGCCCGCGCGCAGATCCGCCCGCGTCACCGCGCAATCGCTGCCCGAGGCCACGAGCTCCGGCAGCGGCGCCCAGAGCGTCGTATCCGAGCCGCCGCCGAGGGGCAGCGCGTTCGGCGCCCCGTCCGCGAGATCGCTCAGCAGCACCACGCGCCGATCGGCGTGCGGCACGCTGCGCAAAAGCTCCCGCGCCAGGGCCAGCGCGCCTTCCAGATCGGTCGCGCGATCGGACGGCTCGATCCCCTCGAGCGCGCCCGTCACGGCCGCCATGTTCGTCGTCGACGCGAGTGCCACCCGCGCGGGCGCGCCCCCGAGGACCACGGCCACCGCATCGCCGCTGCGCAAACCCGTCGTGAGCTCGCGCGCCGACGCGAGTGCCCGCTCGAACTTCGTCCGTTTCCCCGGCCCGCCTGCCCCGCCTTCCAGCGGCGCGCGCATGCTCAGCGAATCGTCGATCACGATCGCGAGCGCCACCGACGCCCCGTCCCTCCGCGCTAGCCCGAGCCGTGAGCACCGCACGAACGGCGTCGCGCCGAGCACCGCGAGCATCAGCACGCTGAGCGCCCGCACCACGAAGAGCGAGCGATCCTCCAGCATGCTCCGCCGCCGGGCCATCGGCTTCGTCGCCGGCACGAGCTTCGCGGGCGGGAAGGGTTGCTCCTCGGCTTGCCTTCGCCGGAGCAGGTGCGCCGCGACCGGCGCGCCGACGAGGAGCGCCACGAGCAGCGCGGCGATCGTCGCGAAGCTCATGCGCGCGCCTCGGCCACGGCGCGCACCACCTCGCGCACCACGTCGGCGGGAGGCTTGTCCGTCGTTGCCTCGACCCAGCGACC
Protein-coding sequences here:
- a CDS encoding vWA domain-containing protein, coding for MSFATIAALLVALLVGAPVAAHLLRRRQAEEQPFPPAKLVPATKPMARRRSMLEDRSLFVVRALSVLMLAVLGATPFVRCSRLGLARRDGASVALAIVIDDSLSMRAPLEGGAGGPGKRTKFERALASARELTTGLRSGDAVAVVLGGAPARVALASTTNMAAVTGALEGIEPSDRATDLEGALALARELLRSVPHADRRVVLLSDLADGAPNALPLGGGSDTTLWAPLPELVASGSDCAVTRADLRAGKVRARVVCSPDTRAAGEGAAGISASAGRAVELRAGGKVLTSAPLGAAVRAEEVALDVPEGAPEELTVGLTPGDAILEDDEAPVVPAGGALPIAVVVDVASTHVATGGPPPIEQALAAMHLDAEVRPLPAVPDHADELAAFAGLIVDDVPGFTPEGRRSLAAWVERGGVLLLTFGPRAATAPLGAGFDPLMPGVVRWGPSPSQGADATSAVFFGPSAEGLAKLSPDGRASFDPAAATNADVLARWDDGAPLLLRRSLGRGAVFALSLPLTVDESDFVLRPAFLALLDRFVGTARARGGARQIDVGDAFTFDGFKDVAIERLPVRAGEARRPIPVVEQDGRRRAVAPLQGRYEVRLDGERAVRVATVPEREIDLRPRRVIDAARAEELGGVVPSIDASPYVALGLLVLAVLELFLRAVGQKREGSASTPA